A region from the Solibacillus sp. FSL H8-0523 genome encodes:
- a CDS encoding terminase family protein, producing MTGFKNFQVNRNKSTRGMNIFDTGRNHRTVQSKSEKMMSGIAIWASWYRFRMDIFARDYLGIQLKLFQVLLIFAMQTNNYFMYLASRGQGKSFLSAVYAVCRCILYPGTIVVIASGTKGQATSVLKKIEQIMINSPNLRREILDLKLGVNSPGCLFHNGSSIMVVTSNDNARSARAHVILIDEFRQVDLPIITKVLRKFLTTPRQAGYHAYPEYEHLQERNKEIYLSSCYYKSHWSWDRAQTYFKSMIEGKKYFICSLPYQLAIKERLLMKEQVLDEMSEADFDAIGWEMEMQALWFGENEKSYFSFEDLNKNRRVAKAFYPSEIADYINDKKPYAKKETGEIRIISADIATKGGSANDATAIFCVRLIPTVDGYERHVVYSETFDGGIVSEQSLRINQLFNEFAADYLVLDTLNAGIFLLDVLGQGQIDPRNGQEYPPLKCMNDDELAKRCVYPNAQKAIYSIQGTSKLNSKIAVTMKNSLRNKKLKLMLHENDAEEILETLKGYKSLPEDIKIKFKMPFIQTSLLINETINLEATYNDQGEVSLKEIGSARKDRYSSLSYLNYFVSHYLEPKNRKTKQEFKPAQLFMYKKPKLY from the coding sequence ATGACGGGATTTAAAAATTTTCAAGTTAATCGAAATAAATCGACTAGAGGTATGAATATATTTGATACTGGTCGAAATCATAGAACTGTACAGTCGAAATCAGAAAAGATGATGAGCGGTATTGCTATTTGGGCATCTTGGTACAGATTCAGAATGGATATATTTGCAAGAGATTATTTAGGTATTCAACTGAAATTATTTCAAGTATTACTGATTTTCGCAATGCAAACTAATAACTATTTCATGTACCTCGCCTCGCGTGGTCAAGGGAAAAGTTTTTTGTCTGCTGTTTATGCTGTTTGTCGGTGCATTTTGTATCCTGGAACTATTGTAGTAATTGCGTCTGGAACTAAAGGTCAAGCCACCAGTGTACTCAAAAAGATAGAACAAATTATGATTAACTCCCCTAATTTAAGGCGAGAAATTTTAGACTTGAAGCTAGGTGTAAATAGCCCAGGCTGTTTGTTTCATAATGGCTCAAGCATAATGGTTGTTACTTCAAATGACAATGCACGTTCTGCGCGAGCACATGTAATTCTTATTGATGAGTTTCGTCAAGTGGATTTACCGATTATTACAAAAGTTTTAAGAAAGTTCTTAACAACTCCTCGACAAGCAGGCTATCATGCATACCCAGAATATGAGCATTTACAAGAGCGTAATAAAGAAATCTATTTAAGTTCTTGCTACTATAAATCACATTGGTCGTGGGATAGAGCGCAAACTTATTTTAAATCTATGATTGAAGGTAAAAAGTATTTTATTTGTAGTCTCCCCTATCAACTAGCAATTAAAGAGCGACTGCTTATGAAAGAGCAAGTACTAGATGAAATGTCAGAAGCAGACTTTGACGCAATTGGATGGGAAATGGAAATGCAAGCCTTATGGTTTGGAGAAAATGAAAAGTCATACTTTAGTTTTGAAGACCTTAATAAAAATAGACGAGTAGCTAAAGCGTTCTACCCTTCTGAAATTGCTGATTATATTAATGATAAGAAACCATATGCAAAAAAAGAAACAGGAGAAATAAGAATTATTTCGGCCGATATTGCAACAAAAGGCGGTAGCGCAAACGATGCTACGGCTATTTTTTGTGTGCGATTAATTCCTACTGTGGATGGTTATGAGCGTCATGTTGTTTATTCAGAAACATTTGATGGTGGAATCGTAAGTGAGCAGTCACTACGAATTAATCAACTTTTCAATGAATTTGCGGCAGACTATCTTGTACTTGATACATTAAATGCTGGAATATTTTTATTAGACGTTTTAGGACAAGGACAAATTGACCCGCGAAACGGCCAAGAATATCCTCCATTGAAATGTATGAATGATGACGAATTAGCGAAGCGTTGCGTTTACCCAAATGCACAAAAAGCTATTTACTCTATACAAGGTACATCCAAGCTAAACAGTAAAATTGCTGTTACGATGAAAAATTCTTTGCGGAATAAAAAACTAAAACTGATGCTGCATGAGAATGATGCGGAGGAAATTTTAGAGACATTAAAGGGCTATAAAAGCTTGCCCGAAGATATAAAAATTAAATTTAAAATGCCTTTTATTCAAACAAGCTTACTTATTAATGAAACAATTAATCTTGAAGCAACTTACAACGATCAAGGCGAAGTATCATTGAAAGAAATTGGTTCAGCACGTAAGGATAGATATAGCTCATTAAGCTATCTAAATTACTTTGTTAGCCATTATCTTGAACCAAAAAACAGAAAAACAAAGCAAGAATTTAAACCCGCTCAATTATTTATGTATAAAAAACCTAAACTTTACTAG
- a CDS encoding ATP-dependent Clp protease proteolytic subunit: MSEKKPNFFGLSDEYLTLDFPAKMEDYQMWEAYHQRKILFNDEVDSNIVNTIVYWIIKWNEEDDKAGLVGDERQPIRIFITSNGGDTVAGFAAIDAVIASKTKVMTIAVGCAASMGILLLMSGHVRLAYPNTVLLIHDGSLGAHGTSNKVKSTMAFYDKLDQRIKKFILENTTISEELYDEKADIEWFMFADDEGIKYGIVDELLN; the protein is encoded by the coding sequence ATGAGCGAAAAAAAACCAAATTTTTTTGGATTAAGTGACGAATATTTAACTTTAGACTTTCCTGCAAAAATGGAAGATTATCAGATGTGGGAAGCTTATCACCAACGCAAAATTCTATTTAATGATGAAGTGGACTCAAATATCGTAAATACTATTGTTTATTGGATTATTAAATGGAATGAAGAAGATGATAAGGCTGGTTTAGTTGGCGATGAGCGTCAACCAATTAGAATCTTTATTACAAGTAATGGTGGCGATACGGTTGCGGGATTCGCTGCAATTGATGCGGTAATAGCAAGTAAAACAAAAGTAATGACAATAGCTGTTGGTTGTGCAGCCTCAATGGGAATTTTACTCTTAATGAGTGGACACGTTCGCCTAGCATATCCTAATACAGTTTTATTAATCCACGATGGTTCATTGGGTGCGCATGGAACAAGTAATAAAGTGAAGTCAACAATGGCTTTCTACGATAAATTAGATCAACGAATTAAAAAATTCATCCTAGAAAACACAACCATTTCAGAAGAATTATATGATGAAAAAGCTGATATTGAATGGTTTATGTTTGCAGATGATGAAGGTATCAAATATGGGATTGTTGATGAATTATTAAATTAG
- a CDS encoding YonK family protein, with translation MKHVNQTSGKGFLEIDWEAGKATLTSFTKDDELTYDFFKELEAFNKKNVSFSIKEENEIDVIDDK, from the coding sequence ATGAAACATGTGAATCAAACAAGCGGCAAAGGCTTTCTTGAAATTGATTGGGAAGCGGGAAAAGCTACTTTAACTTCATTTACAAAAGATGATGAATTGACATATGACTTTTTTAAAGAATTAGAAGCTTTTAATAAAAAAAACGTTAGTTTTTCAATTAAAGAAGAAAATGAGATTGATGTGATCGATGATAAATGA
- a CDS encoding PhoH family protein encodes MVDKYCLVDTNAFISNLDNIKGFKKVVLGSVLRELDKLKTSRNEELAYRAREAVRHIKENQNDLYFDLVDYDAEQILGEAFENTYVDNRIIACLVENPNYTLLTNDILLLLKAKAFGIETIELNEGFESYESDYKGFKEVEMTPKEFQDFHDTRIDKNEFDLLVNEYLIIKDPFTKEPYQALKYNGEYYISIKSKALKSLRLGEFKARDLYQACAIDAVLTNQFVMFRGRAGVAKTQIALAYAMQQLQAGKYSKIIVFSNAVPTYGAYYHGLVKGDLKTKLLDSSIGNILAAKMGSYDQVTAMLLTEELVILPMSDIRGFDSTGMNAIILITEGQNTSRELMKLAIQRTGIDCKLIIEGDNSTQLDDKAFEGVNNGMRAASEVFRGLDYYGEVELQTIYRSPIAERAELMTLRK; translated from the coding sequence ATGGTCGATAAATACTGCTTAGTTGATACAAATGCTTTTATTTCTAACTTAGATAATATTAAAGGCTTCAAAAAAGTTGTCCTCGGTAGCGTGTTGCGAGAATTGGATAAACTAAAAACTTCAAGAAATGAAGAATTAGCTTATAGAGCGCGTGAAGCTGTCAGACATATTAAAGAAAATCAAAATGATTTATATTTTGATCTTGTAGATTATGATGCAGAGCAAATTTTAGGTGAAGCATTCGAAAACACCTATGTAGACAATCGGATTATCGCTTGTCTTGTGGAAAACCCTAATTACACCCTCCTTACAAATGACATCTTGCTCCTACTTAAAGCAAAAGCTTTTGGCATTGAAACAATTGAACTCAACGAAGGTTTTGAAAGCTATGAGTCGGATTATAAAGGATTTAAAGAAGTTGAAATGACCCCGAAGGAATTTCAAGATTTTCATGATACTCGAATTGATAAGAATGAATTCGATTTATTAGTTAATGAATATTTAATTATTAAAGATCCCTTTACAAAAGAACCTTACCAGGCATTGAAATATAACGGTGAATATTATATCAGTATCAAAAGTAAAGCTTTGAAGTCATTGCGACTTGGTGAATTTAAAGCGCGTGACTTGTATCAAGCATGTGCAATTGATGCAGTTTTAACAAATCAGTTTGTAATGTTCCGTGGGCGCGCAGGTGTAGCAAAAACACAAATTGCTTTAGCGTATGCAATGCAGCAGTTGCAGGCTGGAAAGTACAGCAAAATCATAGTCTTTTCAAATGCTGTGCCGACTTATGGTGCTTATTATCATGGATTAGTTAAAGGTGATTTAAAAACAAAATTATTAGATTCCTCTATCGGAAATATTCTGGCTGCTAAAATGGGCAGTTACGATCAAGTAACAGCAATGTTGCTCACAGAAGAATTAGTAATTTTACCAATGAGCGATATTCGCGGCTTTGATAGTACGGGAATGAATGCAATTATTCTCATCACAGAAGGACAAAACACATCGCGTGAATTAATGAAATTAGCGATTCAACGTACTGGTATAGATTGCAAGCTTATTATCGAAGGCGATAATTCAACGCAGTTGGATGATAAAGCATTTGAAGGTGTCAATAACGGAATGCGAGCAGCAAGTGAAGTATTCAGAGGTTTAGATTATTATGGTGAAGTTGAACTTCAGACTATTTATCGCTCCCCTATCGCAGAACGTGCAGAATTAATGACATTACGTAAATAA
- a CDS encoding AAA family ATPase, translating into MGDNTIMEYEVEVWIEKEVFYNNDTLHGIYACNPVNYDKRFIRTSFGSIAIQGQTHRLIQDGKYKMKLEGPHNHKKYGIFYKILAVESEKLETANAQEQFLKVIITENQLSALKAAYPHEKLVDFILADKVNTAMTKGIKAESLKTIKARIKANLSLAELITVLNQLDISTNRLTKILQHFGRSAMLALETIENDIYELCNIKSFGFKTVDEMALKRGDDPNSKERIEACLVYYIKKDIDTGHSWSIKSEILDVVSETLGLSKGIVESTLINMSSNKIFQNDIQVALTHTRQIEKMILQHLLRIHQSYIPPDISVIASRLNQTEMAQGFKFTEEQRKVIIEGSQHGVIILNGLAGAGKTATVKGIIDSLDKVNYMTAALSGKAVNILSQRNIEASTIHRMLGFIGGKFEHNETDPLSYQVIVLDEMSMNDALLVYSVVSAIRTGAKLILVGDSGQLPAIGFGDVLRDLLATNLFPKYELTQVHRQAAKSGILMLANSIRKGIQPLSYNEANIVEYGEANDQTLFAYRDKKEILSGIIEIAESYKEKIKAPEDHFDFQVIVSNKERGELSVKNLNIRLQEVFNGGNKPSIKTSAYEFKEGDKIITKGNVYNKLKFPSTNKYFEVLNFVNFTDINQVLTYEQQRIIKPYVFDLFNGTLGYIDKIARNGSDTVIFIRLEGHEGVIALDVAELDKIDMAYAATVHRLQGSSIKNVVFALDFGSYKLLSKQLVYTALTRASEKGKALVETNALHTAIKTDASNSRRTFLQEFINEMT; encoded by the coding sequence ATGGGAGATAATACAATAATGGAGTACGAAGTAGAAGTGTGGATTGAAAAAGAGGTTTTTTATAATAATGATACGCTACATGGAATTTACGCTTGCAATCCAGTCAATTACGATAAGCGATTTATAAGAACTTCTTTTGGCAGTATTGCAATTCAAGGTCAAACACATCGCTTAATACAAGACGGAAAATACAAAATGAAGCTTGAAGGGCCGCATAATCATAAAAAATATGGCATCTTTTATAAGATATTAGCTGTTGAATCCGAGAAATTAGAAACGGCCAACGCTCAAGAACAATTTTTAAAAGTTATTATTACCGAAAACCAACTCAGTGCCTTAAAAGCTGCTTATCCACATGAAAAGCTAGTTGACTTTATATTGGCAGACAAAGTAAACACCGCAATGACAAAAGGAATTAAGGCTGAATCACTTAAAACTATTAAAGCGAGAATCAAAGCCAACTTATCTCTGGCAGAACTAATTACAGTGCTAAATCAATTGGACATTTCCACAAACCGACTTACTAAAATCCTACAGCATTTTGGCCGTTCCGCAATGTTAGCCCTTGAAACAATTGAAAATGATATATACGAGCTTTGTAATATTAAATCGTTTGGGTTTAAAACGGTAGATGAAATGGCATTAAAAAGAGGTGACGATCCTAACAGTAAAGAAAGGATTGAGGCTTGTCTTGTCTACTACATTAAAAAGGATATTGATACGGGGCATAGCTGGTCAATCAAAAGCGAAATCTTAGATGTAGTCTCTGAAACACTTGGCTTATCAAAAGGGATAGTAGAAAGTACGCTCATTAATATGTCTTCAAATAAAATTTTTCAAAACGATATTCAAGTTGCTCTAACACACACAAGGCAAATTGAAAAAATGATACTTCAACATCTGCTGCGCATACATCAAAGCTATATACCGCCCGACATTAGTGTTATCGCATCTCGCTTAAATCAAACTGAGATGGCGCAGGGGTTTAAATTTACTGAGGAGCAACGGAAAGTTATTATTGAAGGCTCACAGCATGGCGTAATAATTTTAAATGGTTTGGCTGGAGCAGGAAAAACGGCAACCGTTAAAGGGATAATTGACTCTTTAGATAAAGTGAATTATATGACCGCTGCTCTTAGCGGAAAAGCAGTAAACATCTTATCTCAGCGCAATATAGAGGCATCTACCATTCACCGAATGCTTGGTTTTATAGGTGGGAAATTTGAACACAACGAGACTGACCCTTTATCCTATCAAGTCATAGTTTTGGATGAAATGTCAATGAATGATGCACTTTTAGTCTATAGTGTGGTAAGCGCAATTCGAACTGGCGCGAAGCTAATTCTTGTTGGCGATAGTGGTCAATTGCCTGCGATTGGCTTTGGTGATGTTTTACGGGATCTACTTGCTACAAATTTATTTCCTAAATATGAATTAACACAAGTACACCGACAAGCTGCAAAAAGTGGTATTTTAATGTTAGCAAACAGTATTCGTAAGGGAATACAACCACTTTCCTACAACGAAGCAAATATAGTAGAATATGGAGAAGCCAACGATCAAACACTGTTTGCTTACCGCGATAAAAAAGAAATTCTCAGTGGAATTATTGAGATTGCGGAATCATATAAAGAAAAAATAAAAGCGCCTGAAGATCACTTTGATTTTCAAGTCATTGTGTCTAATAAAGAGCGAGGCGAATTGAGCGTTAAAAATTTGAATATTCGTTTGCAAGAAGTGTTCAATGGGGGAAATAAACCGTCTATTAAGACTAGTGCCTATGAATTTAAAGAGGGAGATAAAATCATTACGAAAGGCAATGTGTATAATAAGCTTAAATTCCCAAGCACCAATAAATATTTTGAAGTATTGAATTTCGTTAATTTTACAGATATAAATCAAGTTTTAACATATGAGCAACAAAGAATTATAAAACCGTATGTATTTGATTTATTCAATGGGACGTTAGGCTATATCGACAAGATTGCTCGCAACGGAAGCGATACTGTTATTTTTATCCGTTTAGAAGGTCATGAAGGGGTAATTGCTTTAGATGTTGCAGAACTAGATAAAATCGACATGGCCTATGCTGCGACTGTTCACCGATTACAAGGAAGTTCAATTAAAAATGTTGTATTTGCTTTAGACTTTGGTTCATATAAGTTATTAAGTAAACAACTGGTGTATACGGCATTAACCCGTGCTTCCGAAAAAGGGAAAGCTTTAGTAGAAACCAATGCGCTCCACACCGCAATTAAAACCGATGCCAGCAACAGTCGTAGAACATTTTTACAAGAATTTATTAACGAAATGACATAA